TATTTTTCATAAACTATTTGACCAATCACATTTTCCCATTGACAATAAAGACGCTCTCCTATAAATTTTTTATATCATATTTTTTATTATTTTATCTGAGAAAGGTGATATTTGTGGAATTGAGAAAACTTGGAAAGAGTGAACTTGAGGTTCCAATTATTATCTTTGGTGCATGGGCTATTGGTGGTTGGCTCTGGGGAGGGACAGATGATGAGAAGGCTGTTTCTGCGATCCATAAGGCTCTGGATTTGGGAATGACATGCATTGATACAGCCCCCGTTTATGGTTTTGGTCATAGTGAGGAAATCGTGGGAAGAGCCATAAAGGGACGGAGGGATGATGTCATCATCGCGACAAAATGCGGTCTCCGCTGGGATTTAGAGGAAGGGGAACTCTTCTTTGAAACCATAGATAGTCGAGGAAAAGCCCTGAAGATCTATCGCAACCTGAAGGCCCATTCAATAAAAGAGGAATGTGAATTAAGCTTGAAACGCCTCAGTGTAGATGTCATTGACCTCTATCAATGCCACTGGCCTGATAGTACAACTTCTCCTGATGAGACCATGGAGACCCTCCTTCGTCTGAAAGAAGAGGGAAAGATCAGGGCTATCGGTGTAAGTAATTTTACAACGGAGATGATCAAGACCTGTCTTAAGTATGGCGATGTGGCCAGTGATCAGCCAAAGTACAGTCTCCTCTTTCGAGATATTGAAAAAGATATCCTTCCCTATTGTAGGAAACATGATATCGGTTTGATTGTCTATGGACCTCTGGGACAGGGGCTTCTTACAGGAAAGGTAACAATGGAGCGTAAGTTTAACCAGGGAGATTTACGGATAGATCAGCCATGGTTTCAACCCAAAAACCGAAGACGCATCCTTGATACATTGGAAAAGATCAAACCGATTGCAAAGGAGCATAACGCCACTTTAGCCCAGCTTTCCATTAACTGGGTTATTTCTGAACCAGGGGTTACGAGTGCTATTGTAGGTGCACGGAATCCCGAGCAGGTTATTGAAAATGCCGGCGCCTCAGATTTTAGACTGAGCAAAGAAGAAAGAAGCATCATAAAAGGATGCTTTGAGGCACTGGGAGAGCCCGAAGAGGAATAAAGATTTTTCGTGAAGCCTCTAAATATTTTACAGGCTTAAGCTTTTTTTCATGGCTTTTACAATATCAGGAGCAAAGGAGGGATATTTCTCTAACCATTCTATCCTCTCTCTGTTCAATTCTTTCACTATTTTTTCTCTCGTACTGGCATCATAGGCTTTTAATGGGTTATATCTCTCCATGTTAAAAGGCTTGTTTTTCTCTTCTGTTACACCGCTAACAAGGACCTTTGTCCCAAAATCGGGATAGTCTTTCCACTTTGCCGAGCCTCGAAATATCGCCCTAGAGATATAACCGATTCCCGATTTCCAAGGTCTGTGGGGTGGTCTTTTTATCTTCAATGGATTTTTGGGGTCTCTTATCTCTCCGACACCACCTGTATTCATCAGGAAGCATCTCACCTTTTTTTCATATTTTTTGACAAATTCGTAAAAGATGTTCCCTTCTTCTCCCTCGTCTCCGACAATAAAGGGGTTTGTTCCGACGATTCTGATAGACTGCCCTGCCTTGGCGGGGTCTCCTGCACTCGTTTCAATTGATTCGCCGAGCATAAAAGCGGCTGCTGCCTGTTCTGAGGTTAATTCCTGTATAATAGGAACAACGGTGTCCCTTCTTGTGTTAAAAAAGATGTGGAGTCCGTCCAGCTCGTCCACTGGAGGCAGGTCAAGACTTTCATACCGTCTCTCTTCAGGAAAGGCACTTAGGGGTAAAATCCCTCTTCCATTGGCACAGAGATCCTCTTCAAGATAATGTATCTTTCCCTTGCTGTCGACATAAAGATTTTGTACTAAAAACTCGGAGGACTCGGTCAGAGGTCTCAGAAGCGTGTCTTCTTCATCCAGGTCTGTCTTGAGATAGAGGGCTACCTCTGTTCCCAAAACTGTTCCGTTCTTGATCTTTAATCCCACAAAATCATCCTGAACCACAAGGGCTGCTTCATTCTTTTTGTCCAGATAATGCGGATGTCCAACAAAGGTTGTCTTACCTGTTCCTGAAAGGCCGAGAACAAGAACACCATACTGTTTGATTTTGCCAGTTTTTCTGTCCTTTGCCCTGATTAATTTTGACCCGGCATGGATCCCTAATATACCCTTTTGTTTTGCGAGATACATGGCCATCCTCAAGAACCCCTTTTTAGCCTCTCCCATATAATCACTGCCGAGCCCGAAAGTTACTCTTTCTTCAGGAAAGGCATAAAACCTTCCGAAAGCACCGGTATTAATATCGGGAACCAGCAGGATATAGATATCAGGAGCCCCCTTTACTGGGTCGACATCCCTGCACATCTTTCCATACAT
The Nitrospinota bacterium genome window above contains:
- a CDS encoding aldo/keto reductase, yielding MELRKLGKSELEVPIIIFGAWAIGGWLWGGTDDEKAVSAIHKALDLGMTCIDTAPVYGFGHSEEIVGRAIKGRRDDVIIATKCGLRWDLEEGELFFETIDSRGKALKIYRNLKAHSIKEECELSLKRLSVDVIDLYQCHWPDSTTSPDETMETLLRLKEEGKIRAIGVSNFTTEMIKTCLKYGDVASDQPKYSLLFRDIEKDILPYCRKHDIGLIVYGPLGQGLLTGKVTMERKFNQGDLRIDQPWFQPKNRRRILDTLEKIKPIAKEHNATLAQLSINWVISEPGVTSAIVGARNPEQVIENAGASDFRLSKEERSIIKGCFEALGEPEEE
- a CDS encoding phosphoenolpyruvate carboxykinase (ATP), which codes for MGKYRHVRKKVEELKERSKHVGTNVTVYTGPLLGKIAMLSGQRNDYHGTNWDTRVRNRSAKYSIVLGSHKTQMVGNTPEQQETLNTLELNMARIFGGEYGGKQYAGHANLLPIDYIHRVMGSGADKDFTFNCNLLITTKDPSYHHIPYMYGKMCRDVDPVKGAPDIYILLVPDINTGAFGRFYAFPEERVTFGLGSDYMGEAKKGFLRMAMYLAKQKGILGIHAGSKLIRAKDRKTGKIKQYGVLVLGLSGTGKTTFVGHPHYLDKKNEAALVVQDDFVGLKIKNGTVLGTEVALYLKTDLDEEDTLLRPLTESSEFLVQNLYVDSKGKIHYLEEDLCANGRGILPLSAFPEERRYESLDLPPVDELDGLHIFFNTRRDTVVPIIQELTSEQAAAAFMLGESIETSAGDPAKAGQSIRIVGTNPFIVGDEGEEGNIFYEFVKKYEKKVRCFLMNTGGVGEIRDPKNPLKIKRPPHRPWKSGIGYISRAIFRGSAKWKDYPDFGTKVLVSGVTEEKNKPFNMERYNPLKAYDASTREKIVKELNRERIEWLEKYPSFAPDIVKAMKKSLSL